Proteins from a genomic interval of Crassostrea angulata isolate pt1a10 chromosome 7, ASM2561291v2, whole genome shotgun sequence:
- the LOC128156665 gene encoding vascular endothelial growth factor A-like — translation MDILMRACFFLSLVLCSLAQPDLELLKNMTRTEDFLQLMRKNGRPVTLSEIINSDEAREHVGGELSMSDLAQYDYCSPRYQCVVIPRYTDPNVIYYPPCTRVLRCGGCAPSEVLTCAPKQTSVKHVVVFKSTIPYPGSPSTDYEGLQLVNITQHDSCEPTCTVKPYHCNPLQSFIARECRCMCTNRGSVRCAPNQVWDEDTCSCKCAQTIDNCPGFSRFSDSTCGCELRQGVSGMTDEEIRNLLELAAQVTTPAPTTAAPTLPPLVLNFPNAPCRPLVPCPAGTTPKISTINGRCQCMLQFSFPRLPQLRRRRQALERRRLLRNAGRV, via the exons ATGGACATACTAATGCGAGCTTGCTTCTTTTTATCACTTGTGCTCTGCAGTTTGGCACAG CCAGATTTGGAACTTTTAAAGAATATGACTAGAACGGAGGACTTCCTTCAACTCATGAGGAAAAATGGCCGACCAGTAACCTTATCAG aAATCATCAATTCTGATGAAGCTAGGGAACATGTTGGTG GAGAGTTGAGCATGTCTGATTTAGCCCAGTACGATTACTGCTCTCCTAGATACCAATGTGTAGTCATACCACGATATACCGACCCCAACGTTATTTACTACCCACCGTGTACTCGGGTGTTACGCTGTGGAGGGTGTGCTCCATCTGAGGTCCTTACCTGTGCGCCCAAACAAACCAGCGTAAAGCACGTTGTG gtctttAAGTCAACAATTCCATACCCAGGGTCCCCCAGCACTGACTATGAGGGCTTACAACTAGTAAACATCACCCAGCATGATTCTTGTGAACCAACATGCACTGTAAAGCCATATCACTGTAATCCCCTTCAGTCCTTTATAGCGCGTGAATGCCGGTGCATGTGTACCAATAGAGGAAGCGTACGGTGTGCACCAAACCAAGTTTGGGACGAAGACACATGCAGTTGTAAATGCGCTCAGACGATTGATAACTGCCCGGGGTTTTCACGCTTCAGTGACAGTACCTGTGG ATGTGAGCTGCGACAAGGCGTTTCTGGAATGACTGACGAGGAAATCAGGAACCTCCTAGAGCTGGCCGCACAGGTGACCACCCCGGCCCCTACCACTGCCGCCCCGACTCTACCGCCGCTGGTCCTGAATTTCCCTAACGCCCCCTGTCGACCATTGGTGCCGTGTCCAGCGGGAACCACCCCTAAAATTTCGACCATCAACGGGCGTTGTCAGTGCATGCTTCAGTTCAGTTTCCCACGTCTGCCCCAGCTAAGGCGCAGACGACAAGCGCTTGAGAGAAGACGACTGTTGAGAAATGCAGGGCGGGTGTAG